The following proteins are encoded in a genomic region of Cydia strobilella chromosome 19, ilCydStro3.1, whole genome shotgun sequence:
- the LOC134750217 gene encoding histone-lysine N-methyltransferase Set8: MVRANTLATQEGVKTPHRIELCDHQPVRPTRTYRKRRVIAATPTKTENVEVKSEPKIKKIDVKSKPLKNCNGCTNMTNGLGGRSRAARAAARAAESHKLTEYFKEELKSPKVERPPTPKDIEKTVKVEPKVTNGNSNHKLTEYFPVRRSVRKTSKCVMAEKMRDLERAVREQREDGLAVAYFEGKGRGIIATRPFCRGSFVVEYSGELVGVQEAREREHMYAQDPEAGCYMYYFRLQDQQYCIDATAESGRLGRLVNHSRAGNLHTKALWVDRPRLVLLAAQDVAPGEELTYDYGDRSKESLQHHPWLAL; this comes from the exons ATGGTTCGAG CCAATACTTTGGCCACCCAGGAGGGTGTAAAGACCCCTCATCGCATTGAGTTATGTGATCACCAGCCTGTCAGACCTACCCGCACCTATAGAAAGCGCAG GGTCATAGCTGCCACACCCACTAAGACTGAGAATGTAGAAGTGAAATCTGaaccaaaaataaagaaaattgatGTTAAATCCAAACCACTGAAAAATTGTAACGGGTGCACAAACATGACCAATGGACTCGGTGGGCGTTCCCGAGCAGCTCgggccgccgcccgcgccgcagaAAGCCACAAACTAACTGAATATTTTAAGGAAGAACTAAAGAGTCCTAAGGTGGAACGTCCTCCTACACCCAAAGATATAGAAAAGACTGTCAAAGTAGAACCTAAAGTCACAAATGGAAATTCAAATCATAAGCTTACGGAGTATTTCCCTGTGAGACGTAGTGTAAGGAAGACTTCAAAATGTGTGATGGCAGAGAAGATGAGAGATTTGGAACGGGCTGTGAGAGAACAGAGAGAAGATGGGCTGGCG GTGGCATATTTCGAAGGCAAGGGGCGCGGTATAATCGCGACGCGGCCCTTCTGCCGCGGCAGCTTCGTGGTGGAGTACTCGGGGGAGCTGGTGGGCGTGCAGGAGGCCCGCGAGCGCGAGCACATGTACGCGCAGGACCCGGAAGCCGGCTGCTATATGTACTACTTCAGACTGCAGGACCAACAGTATTG TATCGACGCAACGGCAGAATCCGGCCGCCTCGGCCGCCTCGTGAACCACTCCCGCGCCGGCAACCTGCACACGAAGGCGCTGTGGGTGGACCGGCCGCGGCTCGTGCTGCTGGCCGCGCAGGACGTCGCGCCCGGCGAGGAGCTCACCTACGACTACGGCGACCGCTCCAAGGAGTCGCTGCAGCACCACCCCTGGCTCGCGCTCTGA